The following coding sequences lie in one Changpingibacter yushuensis genomic window:
- the cysS gene encoding cysteine--tRNA ligase has translation MSLSIYDSATHSQRDFVPLQPGKVGVYLCGATVQGSPHIGHIRSALAFDVLVRWLRRSGYDVTMVRNVTDIDDKILQKSAEAGKPWWAWAYTYENEFAEAYRTLGILAPTYEPRATGHIPQMLELIQQIMDAGHAYVGAPGNVYFDVTSLRDYGSLTRQALENMNVDESDMEPDKRNPHDFALWKAPKQGEPADASWDSPWGRGRPGWHLECSAMSGRYLGDDFDIHGGGIDLRFPHHENEQAQSHAAGRGFARYWMHNAWVTIEGEKMSKSLGNSLTVQNIVKDVPPVVLRFALGTVHYRSTVAYSPETLTEAAAVWDRLAGFVNRSVEAVGEVSAQHIAALGPDDLPEDFVTALDDDLNVSAGLAAIHEAVTNGNNALSERDDPAILAAQTSVRAMLDVLGLDPLAAPWRGSSSHDDLYEALNSLVVNVLDDRAAARAQKDWARADALRDSLTNAGIVVEDSADGARWHVEGR, from the coding sequence GTGAGCCTGAGCATCTATGATTCCGCAACCCATTCCCAGAGGGATTTTGTGCCCCTCCAACCTGGCAAGGTTGGCGTGTACCTGTGCGGCGCCACGGTCCAAGGCTCTCCTCATATTGGCCACATTCGTTCCGCTCTGGCGTTTGATGTGCTTGTCCGGTGGTTGCGCCGCAGCGGCTACGACGTCACGATGGTCCGCAATGTGACCGATATAGATGACAAGATCTTGCAGAAGTCTGCCGAAGCGGGAAAGCCATGGTGGGCGTGGGCGTATACGTATGAGAATGAGTTCGCCGAGGCGTACCGAACCTTGGGAATTCTGGCTCCCACATATGAGCCTCGCGCCACAGGGCACATTCCACAGATGCTTGAGCTGATCCAACAGATCATGGATGCAGGCCACGCCTATGTGGGAGCTCCCGGAAACGTCTACTTTGATGTGACGTCTCTGCGCGACTACGGTTCACTCACGCGCCAGGCGCTTGAGAACATGAACGTGGATGAATCGGACATGGAGCCGGACAAGCGTAATCCACATGATTTCGCTCTGTGGAAGGCGCCAAAGCAGGGCGAGCCCGCGGACGCCTCATGGGACTCACCGTGGGGTCGGGGAAGGCCTGGATGGCACCTTGAATGCTCGGCGATGTCCGGAAGATATCTGGGCGATGATTTCGATATCCACGGCGGCGGCATCGACCTGCGTTTCCCACACCATGAGAACGAGCAGGCACAGTCCCATGCTGCCGGGCGCGGCTTCGCCCGTTATTGGATGCACAATGCCTGGGTGACAATCGAAGGCGAAAAGATGAGCAAGTCGCTCGGGAATTCCCTGACCGTGCAGAACATCGTCAAGGATGTGCCGCCGGTAGTCCTGCGGTTCGCATTAGGAACTGTTCATTACCGATCCACCGTGGCATATTCACCTGAGACCCTCACTGAGGCAGCAGCTGTGTGGGATCGGCTCGCGGGTTTCGTCAACCGATCAGTAGAGGCGGTTGGTGAAGTGAGCGCCCAACACATAGCAGCGCTTGGCCCGGATGATCTTCCAGAGGATTTCGTCACGGCATTGGATGACGACCTCAATGTTTCAGCGGGACTTGCTGCCATTCATGAGGCGGTGACGAACGGAAACAACGCGCTCTCAGAACGTGATGATCCCGCCATTCTTGCCGCGCAGACCAGTGTTCGGGCTATGCTCGACGTTCTTGGACTTGATCCGTTGGCGGCGCCGTGGCGTGGATCTTCCAGCCACGATGATCTGTATGAGGCGCTGAATTCCCTCGTCGTGAACGTGCTGGATGATCGGGCGGCGGCTCGGGCTCAGAAGGACTGGGCGCGCGCGGATGCACTCCGCGACTCATTGACCAATGCTGGAATCGTCGTAGAAGACTCTGCTGACGGCGCTCGTTGGCACGTAGAAGGACGATAA
- the rlmB gene encoding 23S rRNA (guanosine(2251)-2'-O)-methyltransferase RlmB, producing MADQRTNRPKGKKSATVGSGGNNRRRLEGKGPTPKAEDRTYHPAYKRKKASEAAARAAEAREHARTHVRAALHLAEGHELIAGRNPVVEAVRSGIPLTRVFMVGAAISDERVGEVVRTATSLGAPLVEVSRTELDRMTDGAVHQGVAIEVPPYDYCDVDVLIERGENHVRPGLIIALDSVTDPHNLGAALRSASAFGADGLIIPERRSAGVNVTAWKVSAGAAARVPVARVTNLVRTLSELKKDGYFVVGLDGGGDVDIDKLELADMPLVVVTGSEGNGLARLTRETCDVVASIPIAAELESLNASVATGIALYQIDRLRANL from the coding sequence ATGGCAGATCAGAGGACGAACCGCCCAAAGGGCAAGAAGAGCGCCACGGTTGGATCAGGCGGGAACAATCGCCGCCGGCTGGAGGGCAAGGGCCCAACTCCTAAGGCGGAGGACCGCACCTACCATCCCGCTTACAAGCGCAAGAAGGCTTCGGAAGCTGCTGCGCGCGCTGCGGAAGCACGCGAGCACGCGCGCACCCACGTGCGTGCCGCGCTCCACTTAGCTGAGGGTCATGAGCTCATTGCAGGGCGCAACCCAGTGGTGGAGGCGGTACGTTCTGGCATCCCGCTCACTCGCGTGTTCATGGTGGGGGCCGCTATCTCCGATGAACGCGTTGGGGAGGTCGTGCGCACGGCGACGTCGCTCGGCGCTCCACTCGTGGAAGTCTCACGAACCGAACTTGACCGCATGACTGATGGGGCGGTTCACCAAGGTGTGGCAATCGAGGTTCCGCCATACGACTACTGTGATGTTGATGTACTCATCGAACGTGGAGAGAACCACGTACGTCCCGGCCTCATCATCGCCCTCGATTCTGTAACGGATCCGCACAACCTAGGCGCCGCGCTGCGCTCGGCCAGCGCATTCGGCGCGGACGGCCTCATCATCCCCGAACGCAGGTCTGCTGGCGTTAACGTGACCGCATGGAAGGTCTCAGCAGGCGCTGCCGCACGAGTCCCCGTGGCTCGCGTGACCAACCTCGTGCGCACACTCAGCGAGCTGAAGAAAGATGGCTACTTCGTTGTGGGGCTCGACGGTGGCGGCGATGTTGATATCGACAAGCTCGAACTAGCTGACATGCCTTTAGTAGTGGTGACAGGATCGGAAGGAAACGGGTTGGCGCGTCTGACCCGCGAGACATGCGACGTCGTCGCCTCAATTCCGATCGCGGCAGAACTTGAGTCACTTAACGCGTCCGTTGCCACCGGCATCGCGCTGTACCAGATTGATCGGCTCCGAGCCAACCTCTAA
- a CDS encoding ASCH domain-containing protein, producing the protein MQNDPTDSQMPDAAWEPVEPVDAQLEAFWIRARNVAKFNPLEVIVGMDDTSSLRPAAFCFGSNKDMADKLCQLVIDGTKRATSGWLATYEALGEPVPEIGELAIVCDGSGSPRALIRDTEVKILGFHGIGPDVAEAEGEGTFEQWKLDHEQFFRAECAAEGLEFDPEGEVVVEFFEVLYSY; encoded by the coding sequence ATGCAGAATGATCCCACTGATTCCCAGATGCCAGATGCTGCGTGGGAACCCGTTGAACCAGTTGATGCCCAGCTTGAGGCATTCTGGATCAGAGCTCGGAATGTTGCGAAGTTCAACCCGCTTGAAGTGATTGTGGGCATGGACGATACGTCCTCATTGCGTCCGGCAGCCTTCTGCTTCGGTAGCAATAAGGATATGGCCGATAAGCTCTGCCAATTGGTAATAGACGGCACCAAACGCGCCACCTCGGGTTGGTTGGCAACCTATGAGGCGCTAGGGGAGCCAGTTCCGGAAATTGGCGAGTTGGCGATCGTGTGCGATGGATCTGGTTCACCCCGCGCCTTGATTCGTGATACTGAGGTGAAGATACTAGGCTTCCATGGCATTGGGCCCGATGTGGCTGAGGCTGAGGGCGAAGGCACCTTTGAACAGTGGAAGCTGGATCATGAACAGTTCTTCCGTGCGGAGTGCGCGGCCGAAGGGCTCGAGTTTGACCCTGAGGGTGAAGTAGTTGTGGAGTTCTTCGAGGTTCTCTATAGCTACTAG
- a CDS encoding LytR C-terminal domain-containing protein: MLPQLLPNNLKSAARSAKEISIRTILTRVGSTPRSPFMQIAVSSATVRPVNDGKVSARADYRRRIQQRQTVIFGTIAALMAVLLLFAMLFWTNIVPFPFDREFSAEVDSNTVVTPCIADGTAVTDLSTITANVYNSTSITGIAAEAATALTGLGVAVGTTENWSGDQALSEPARIQAGSQGITAAYTLAQYIPDSIIQYNSDLTGETINVILGTSWNGISSADSVASANPDGTLSPVAECTTLEDSAGN; this comes from the coding sequence ATGTTGCCACAGCTTCTTCCGAACAACCTCAAATCCGCCGCTCGCAGCGCCAAAGAGATCAGCATCCGGACGATTTTGACCCGAGTAGGTTCCACGCCACGCAGTCCATTCATGCAGATTGCAGTTAGCTCGGCTACCGTTAGACCTGTGAATGACGGCAAGGTTTCAGCTCGCGCCGATTATCGGCGCCGCATCCAGCAACGGCAGACAGTCATCTTTGGCACCATCGCTGCCCTGATGGCGGTACTGCTGCTGTTTGCCATGCTCTTCTGGACCAACATCGTGCCATTCCCCTTTGATCGTGAGTTCAGCGCGGAAGTGGACTCGAACACGGTGGTTACGCCCTGCATCGCTGATGGCACGGCTGTTACGGACCTCTCCACCATCACCGCCAATGTGTACAACTCAACCAGCATCACGGGGATAGCGGCTGAAGCAGCAACCGCGCTTACGGGCCTCGGGGTGGCCGTGGGGACCACGGAAAACTGGAGCGGAGATCAGGCCCTTTCTGAGCCGGCACGCATCCAAGCAGGAAGCCAAGGAATCACAGCTGCCTATACCTTGGCCCAGTACATCCCAGACTCGATCATCCAGTACAACTCAGATCTGACGGGTGAAACGATCAACGTTATCCTCGGCACCAGTTGGAACGGCATTTCCTCAGCAGATTCTGTGGCTTCGGCAAACCCAGATGGAACTCTCAGCCCAGTGGCGGAGTGCACCACTCTTGAGGACTCGGCTGGCAACTGA
- the glsA gene encoding glutaminase A: MREILGVEAMQQSNEAAHSESRLVMNGALPGGDAVAEVLHEAYAQFRGVDDGDISQVYPELSRSDPAHFGLALVDVEGHSFVEGDDDVSFALMSVAKPFVFALACETHGVEYVCDEVGMDATGLPFNSAAAVERNGGRTNPMVNAGAIATASLISGSTSARTIPNESLEDRWAFIVERLSAFAGRELELDHDVLESARTTNFRNRGLGNLLAGLGRIVGDTNDAIELYTRQSCLSVTALDLAVMAATLADGGANPITKQQVVGGEEARAALAAMTIAGMYETSGSWLMRVGLPGKSGIAGGVIAVSPGKGALGSYSPLLDPAGNSVRGTLAARWISRRLGLDILASAVHR, from the coding sequence GTGCGTGAGATCTTGGGGGTTGAAGCCATGCAGCAATCAAATGAGGCCGCACACTCTGAATCGCGGCTGGTGATGAACGGGGCTCTTCCCGGAGGTGACGCGGTAGCGGAGGTGCTTCACGAAGCCTATGCGCAGTTCCGTGGAGTGGATGACGGTGACATCTCGCAGGTATACCCGGAACTCTCACGGAGCGATCCCGCACACTTTGGTTTGGCATTGGTAGATGTGGAGGGACATTCGTTTGTTGAAGGAGATGACGATGTTTCCTTCGCACTCATGAGTGTTGCCAAACCGTTTGTTTTTGCGCTGGCATGTGAAACTCACGGGGTCGAATACGTGTGCGACGAAGTTGGCATGGACGCCACAGGCTTGCCGTTTAATTCGGCCGCAGCAGTTGAGAGAAACGGTGGCCGAACAAATCCGATGGTCAACGCTGGCGCTATCGCCACTGCAAGTCTCATTTCTGGAAGCACGTCGGCCCGTACGATCCCTAATGAGTCCCTCGAGGATAGGTGGGCGTTCATCGTGGAACGCCTCTCTGCCTTCGCTGGTCGGGAGCTCGAGTTGGACCACGATGTTCTCGAATCTGCGAGGACCACCAACTTCAGAAATCGGGGGCTGGGCAATCTTCTGGCTGGTCTAGGGCGAATCGTTGGCGATACGAATGACGCGATCGAGCTCTATACCCGGCAGAGCTGTTTGAGTGTCACTGCGCTTGACCTTGCAGTTATGGCGGCCACTCTTGCTGATGGCGGGGCAAACCCCATAACCAAGCAACAAGTTGTGGGCGGGGAGGAGGCTCGGGCGGCGCTCGCGGCGATGACGATCGCAGGCATGTATGAGACCTCTGGATCTTGGCTCATGCGGGTGGGGTTGCCGGGCAAGAGCGGAATTGCGGGCGGAGTCATCGCTGTTTCGCCGGGCAAAGGTGCGCTGGGAAGCTATTCGCCACTGCTTGACCCTGCGGGAAATAGTGTGCGAGGGACTTTGGCGGCTCGCTGGATATCCAGGCGCCTTGGCCTAGATATCTTGGCATCTGCAGTTCACCGATAG
- a CDS encoding IS481 family transposase, which produces MNTSNQNRVIILSIAEGGLSVAEAATRFNVSQRWIYTLLARYKAGGIDAVDPRSRRPHTNPNATDPTTVEAILTLREDLTTAGLDAGAESIWDRLDTETRPSPATIWRILTRHDKITPQPHKRPRSSWHRFEAAAPNETWQSDFTHWTLEDGTDTEIISWLDDHSRLLLHATAYARITGSIVTDTFTTTMDIYGPPASTLTDNGMVYTTRFARGNDGQPRQPNGFEQLLADMGITQKNGAANHPTTQGKIERYHQTLKHWLSAQPRARNLDELNTQLAQFTDIYNTQRPHRALGRRTPAQVYTATIKAEPTKEIGHTFWRVRYDRVDKDGKITLRYAGKLRHLGIGRAHIGSRLLLLIHGPNTMAIDRNTGEIIAEHAIDSTKNYQPKK; this is translated from the coding sequence ATGAACACCTCGAACCAGAACCGCGTCATTATCCTCTCCATCGCCGAAGGCGGCCTGAGCGTAGCTGAAGCAGCCACACGCTTCAACGTCTCACAACGCTGGATTTACACACTCCTAGCCCGCTACAAAGCCGGCGGGATTGACGCTGTTGACCCACGCTCACGCCGCCCCCATACCAACCCCAACGCCACCGATCCCACCACGGTAGAGGCCATCCTCACCCTGCGTGAGGACCTGACCACCGCAGGCCTAGACGCCGGAGCGGAATCCATCTGGGACCGACTAGACACCGAGACCCGACCCTCCCCAGCAACGATCTGGCGCATCCTTACACGCCACGACAAGATCACCCCGCAACCCCACAAACGTCCCCGCTCCTCCTGGCACCGATTCGAAGCCGCAGCCCCCAACGAAACCTGGCAATCCGACTTCACCCATTGGACCCTAGAAGATGGCACCGACACCGAGATCATCTCCTGGCTCGATGACCACTCCCGCCTCCTCCTACATGCCACCGCCTACGCACGCATCACCGGCTCCATCGTCACCGATACCTTCACCACCACCATGGATATCTACGGACCGCCTGCATCAACCCTGACCGATAACGGCATGGTCTACACCACCCGATTCGCCCGCGGCAATGACGGCCAGCCTCGTCAACCCAACGGATTCGAACAACTCCTCGCCGACATGGGCATCACCCAGAAGAACGGCGCCGCGAACCACCCCACTACCCAAGGCAAAATCGAACGCTACCACCAAACTCTCAAACACTGGCTAAGCGCACAACCCCGCGCACGCAACCTAGACGAACTCAATACCCAGCTCGCCCAGTTCACTGATATCTACAACACCCAACGCCCTCACCGAGCGCTCGGCAGACGCACCCCAGCCCAGGTCTACACGGCAACAATCAAAGCCGAACCCACCAAAGAAATAGGCCACACCTTCTGGCGCGTCCGCTACGACCGCGTCGACAAAGACGGCAAAATCACCCTGCGCTACGCCGGCAAACTCCGACACCTCGGCATCGGCAGAGCCCACATCGGCTCACGCCTCCTCCTCCTCATCCACGGCCCCAATACCATGGCCATCGACCGCAACACCGGAGAAATCATCGCCGAACACGCCATCGACTCCACCAAGAACTACCAGCCGAAAAAGTGA
- a CDS encoding YbaK/EbsC family protein, translating to MAGLTVVGMGTAEWVNALDNTELLAEPVAEQLRNLATLEPTLVSQALVSAIDPQFADTEAMTEHYAMDLNLSCNCVLVAGKREGEERVAAAVVRATTKADVNHTIKKILNVRKCSFWPQDKAVEASGMEYGGITPVGVPEAWNLLIDARVAEGYCVVGSGLRRSKLALPGALLAALPGAQVIEGLATE from the coding sequence ATAGCAGGATTGACGGTTGTTGGAATGGGTACCGCCGAATGGGTCAACGCACTGGACAACACTGAACTTCTGGCAGAGCCAGTGGCAGAACAACTGCGGAACCTTGCCACCTTGGAACCTACATTGGTCTCTCAAGCTCTGGTTTCGGCAATCGACCCGCAGTTCGCTGACACCGAGGCAATGACCGAGCACTACGCAATGGACCTCAATCTTTCCTGCAACTGCGTTCTCGTAGCGGGCAAGCGCGAGGGTGAAGAGCGAGTTGCGGCGGCCGTAGTCCGCGCAACAACGAAGGCCGACGTCAACCACACCATCAAGAAGATTCTCAACGTTCGCAAATGCTCGTTCTGGCCCCAAGACAAAGCTGTGGAAGCTTCAGGAATGGAGTATGGCGGGATCACACCTGTGGGCGTGCCAGAAGCTTGGAATCTGCTCATCGACGCACGAGTGGCTGAAGGCTATTGCGTGGTTGGTTCCGGCTTGCGCCGCTCTAAACTGGCACTTCCAGGTGCGCTCTTGGCGGCGCTGCCGGGCGCCCAAGTTATCGAGGGCCTCGCCACCGAATAG
- a CDS encoding BNR repeat-containing protein, which translates to MAGPRTTVLVGDWDGDGVDTLAVRRGNIYYVKNSIAGGQADDRFALGRVGDQVTVGDWDGDGVDTFAVRRSARFYFFDSLHGGQADRTVPYGKPTDEIYSGDWDADGIDTIIMRRGNAYLGKNTISGGEADFRIIYGRVSDYTLVGDWDGKNGDTVAVRRSTKPTGSSGSADSATDEWNQKLTMKAPANVGDYVSSEAAATLTFANGEADALGEAWASNSVNATAFRHSSIVTQYRGTDEIQTAAYYGAQGQLMLARRNVTTGEAWQVVTTQYTGTVTDAHNSISIAVDGDGYLHVAWGMHVASMQYAKSTEPWSLNLGKITPLTGTNEAQVTYPEFYPQSNGDLFFVYRFGSSGNGNMVIDHYSTAASAWTQVSSKLIDGSGSGVSPYWQAVVDSQDRLQISWVWRATGMVETNHDLMYARSTDATGTSWETSQGQAYTLPITKANAEIAQTISQGSELMNQTSMTIDSDDQPYIVSYWKPKDSPVVQYMVAYLSDAHWTVENTGLRTSPFSLSGSGSKALPIARPQILVAGSGSNAVVHLILRDVDLGSRVVLANSRVGSGQWSTVDLTTTAVGLWEPSFDVALWQRTGRLDLFIEKVNQVDGEGIGIFPASYAYVLHVWDNALNSLPDVLPQEDDATVTQSPTPSESVGSSDPSIPAPEDTATPVVPETTTEPSEEPSTPSTSTEPSEPSTTTETDAPASGNSGNQ; encoded by the coding sequence ATGGCCGGTCCACGGACAACGGTGCTCGTTGGTGATTGGGATGGCGACGGCGTCGATACTTTGGCAGTACGCCGAGGAAATATCTATTACGTCAAGAATTCGATTGCGGGAGGCCAAGCCGATGATCGGTTCGCCCTCGGCCGTGTTGGCGACCAAGTGACAGTTGGCGATTGGGACGGCGACGGCGTCGATACCTTCGCGGTCCGGCGCTCAGCTAGGTTCTACTTTTTCGATTCGCTACATGGCGGTCAAGCTGACCGTACTGTGCCATATGGAAAACCGACCGACGAAATCTATTCAGGTGACTGGGATGCGGACGGTATCGACACCATAATAATGCGACGCGGCAATGCGTACCTTGGCAAGAACACGATTAGCGGTGGCGAAGCCGATTTCCGAATTATCTACGGAAGGGTCTCCGATTACACGCTTGTAGGTGATTGGGATGGAAAAAACGGTGACACGGTGGCGGTAAGGCGATCCACCAAGCCAACCGGTTCCTCCGGTAGCGCCGATTCTGCCACCGATGAGTGGAACCAAAAGCTCACAATGAAGGCACCGGCGAATGTTGGCGACTACGTTTCGAGCGAGGCCGCGGCTACCTTGACATTTGCTAACGGTGAGGCCGACGCGCTGGGGGAAGCTTGGGCATCGAACTCCGTGAACGCTACGGCTTTCCGCCATTCATCAATCGTCACTCAATACCGCGGAACGGATGAGATTCAGACTGCTGCTTACTATGGCGCGCAGGGCCAACTGATGCTTGCTCGGCGCAATGTCACAACTGGCGAGGCCTGGCAAGTGGTCACCACTCAGTACACCGGTACGGTCACTGATGCGCACAACTCGATCTCCATTGCGGTGGATGGTGACGGATACTTGCACGTCGCTTGGGGCATGCATGTAGCTTCGATGCAGTACGCGAAGTCCACAGAACCGTGGTCGTTGAACCTCGGGAAGATCACTCCGTTGACCGGGACGAATGAAGCCCAAGTCACCTATCCCGAGTTCTATCCACAGAGCAACGGAGACCTCTTCTTCGTCTACCGGTTCGGATCATCAGGCAACGGCAACATGGTCATCGACCATTACAGCACGGCCGCTTCGGCTTGGACACAGGTTTCGAGCAAGCTTATTGACGGAAGCGGAAGTGGCGTTTCGCCATACTGGCAAGCCGTGGTGGACTCGCAGGACCGCCTGCAAATCAGCTGGGTGTGGCGCGCCACCGGGATGGTTGAGACCAACCATGACCTGATGTACGCGAGGTCAACTGATGCGACAGGGACTTCGTGGGAGACCTCGCAGGGACAGGCCTACACGCTGCCTATCACTAAGGCCAATGCTGAAATCGCTCAAACGATCAGTCAGGGCAGTGAGCTGATGAACCAGACGTCAATGACGATTGACTCTGATGACCAGCCCTACATCGTTAGTTACTGGAAGCCTAAGGACTCGCCAGTCGTGCAGTATATGGTTGCTTACCTCTCTGACGCCCACTGGACTGTGGAGAATACGGGACTTAGGACGTCGCCTTTCTCCTTGTCAGGTTCAGGAAGCAAGGCTCTTCCGATCGCACGCCCCCAGATCCTTGTGGCGGGCTCCGGATCGAACGCGGTAGTCCATCTCATCTTGCGTGATGTGGATCTTGGCAGTCGTGTTGTGCTCGCGAACTCGCGTGTTGGCAGTGGTCAGTGGTCCACAGTTGATTTGACGACGACGGCGGTAGGGCTGTGGGAACCTTCCTTTGATGTGGCGCTGTGGCAGCGCACAGGACGCCTGGATCTGTTCATTGAGAAGGTGAATCAAGTTGATGGGGAGGGAATAGGTATATTCCCTGCCAGTTACGCTTATGTGCTCCATGTTTGGGACAACGCTTTGAACTCCCTTCCAGATGTGTTGCCACAGGAAGACGATGCCACTGTTACGCAGTCGCCCACTCCGAGCGAGAGTGTTGGCAGTTCCGATCCAAGCATCCCGGCGCCGGAGGATACGGCAACGCCCGTGGTACCTGAAACCACCACAGAACCGAGTGAGGAACCGAGTACTCCATCAACGAGTACTGAGCCGAGTGAGCCGTCAACAACAACTGAAACCGATGCGCCGGCGTCGGGAAACTCGGGAAACCAGTAG